The following are from one region of the Nicotiana tabacum cultivar K326 chromosome 3, ASM71507v2, whole genome shotgun sequence genome:
- the LOC107765897 gene encoding pentatricopeptide repeat-containing protein At4g13650-like → MFSKRIMHPLYKSSHYLRQEIWHFQYWKPFRLNNCTFTTCASIYSLVLDDFSDEENVYYPSTIHSHIAKDNGYFGHTYYLSLLDSCLSEGSIIDAKKLHGKLLKLGFGSDYRISARFLDIYVAGGDLSSALQIFDNLPSGIRNVSCWNILLSGFTRTKRNDAVLNLFSRMLREDVNPDECTFSQVLQACSYNKVAFRFRGVEQIHALIMRCGLGLKLIVCNRLIDLYSKNGLVDSAKQVFEDMVVRDSSSWVAMLSGFCKNERGEDAILLYKDMRKFGVIPTPYVFSSVISASTKIKAFELGEQLHASIYKWGFLTNVFVGNALVTLYSRCGYLTLAEQVFIEMPQKDGVTYNSLISGLSLKGFSDKALMLFKKMQLGSLKPDCVTIASLLGACASLGALHKGRQLHSYATKAGLCSDSIIEGSLLDLYVKCSDIETAHKFFLGSQMENIVLWNVMLVGYGQMGDLDESFQIFSQMQGKGLQPNQYTYPSILRTCTSVGALYLGEQIHSQVLKTGFWQNVYVCSVLIDMYAKHEKLDAAEKIFWRLNEEDVVSWTSMIAGYAQHDLFVEALKLFRKMQHHGIRSDNIGFASATSACAGIQALDQGRQIHAQSVVSGYSLDHSIGNALIFLYARCGRIQDAYAAFDKIDTRDIISWNGLVSGFAQSGFCEEALKVFSRLNGDGVEANMFTYGSAVSAAANTTNIKQGKQIHARIIKTGYNAETEASNVLITLYAKCGSLVDARKEFFEMQNKNDVSWNAMITGYSQHGCGNEAIELFEEMRRLGVKPNHVTYLGVLSACSHVGLVDKGLCYFNSMSKDYGLMPKLEHYASVVDILGRAGHLQRAMKFVETMAIEPDAMVWRTLLSACIVQKNMEIGEEAGHHLLELEPQDSATYVLLSNLYAVLGRWDSRNQTRLLMKDRGVKKEPGRSWIEVKNTIHAFFVGDRLHPLANHIYDFVEELNKRVVMIGYVQDNNSLWNDLELGQKDPTAYIHSEKLAIAFGLLSLPEMIPVRVMKNLRVCNDCHNWIKCVSKVANRAIVVRDAYRFHHFANGDCSCNDFW, encoded by the exons ATGTTTTCAAAGAGAATTATGCATCCCCTTTACAAGTCTTCTCATTATCTTCGCCAG gaaatttggcattttcaatATTGGAAACCATTTAGATTGAACAACTGTACTTTTACTACCTGTGCAAGTATATATTCGCTGGTTCTTGATGATTTTTCAGATGAAGAAAATGTATATTATCCATCTACTATTCATTCTCATATAGCGAAAGACAATGGCTATTTTGGTCATACTTATTATCTAAGCCTACTAGATAGTTGCTTGAGTGAAGGGTCAATTATAGATGCCAAGAAACTACATGGGAAGTTGTTGAAATTGGGATTTGGCTCCGATTATAGAATCAGTGCTAGGTTTCTTGATATTTATGTTGCTGGTGGAGATTTATCTAGTGCATTGCAAATATTTGATAATTTGCCAAGTGGGATTAGAAATGTGTCTTGTTGGAACATATTATTGTCTGGTTTTACACGGACGAAAAGAAATGATGCAGTTCTAAATCTGTTCTCTCGAATGTTAAGAGAAGATGTTAATCCAGATGAGTGCACATTTTCCCAAGTTCTGCAAGCCTGCAGTTATAACAAGGTTGCTTTTCGTTTTCGGGGTGTTGAACAGATTCATGCTTTGATTATGCGCTGTGGTCTTGGATTGAAGCTCATTGTTTGTAACCGTTTGATTGATTTGTATTCTAAGAACGGATTAGTAGATTCTGCTAAGCAAGTCTTTGAGGATATGGTGGTAAGAGATAGTTCTTCTTGGGTTGCCATGTTATCTGGTTTTTGTAAGAACGAACGAGGAGAAGATGCTATTCTCCTATATAAGGATATGCGTAAATTTGGAGTTATTCCTACTCCATATGTTTTCTCGAGTGTTATAAGTGCATCCACAAAGATAAAAGCTTTTGAATTGGGAGAACAGCTCCATGCTAGTATCTATAAATGGGGATTTTTAACTAATGTTTTTGTTGGTAATGCTCTTGTTACATTGTATTCTCGGTGTGGATACTTAACATTAGCAGAACAAGTATTTATTGAAATGCCGCAGAAGGATGGAGTTACCTATAAttccctaatctctggtctctctTTGAAAGGATTCAGTGATAAGGCTCTAATGTTATTCAAGAAAATGCAGTTAGGTTCGTTAAAACCCGATTGTGTTACAATTGCAAGCCTCTTGGGTGCTTGTGCATCATTAGGAGCTCTTCATAAGGGAAGACAATTGCATTCCTATGCAACAAAGGCAGGTCTATGCTCAGATAGCATAATTGAAGGTTCTTTACTTGACCTTTATGTTAAGTGCTCTGACATTGAAACAGCCCATAAATTTTTCCTTGGAAGCCAGATGGAAAACATTGTTCTGTGGAATGTGATGCTCGTGGGTTATGGACAAATGGGTGATTTGGATGAATCATTCCAAATCTTTTCTCAGATGCAGGGTAAAGGGCTACAACCTAATCAATACACATACCCCAGTATATTGAGAACTTGTACATCTGTTGGTGCTCTGTATCTTGGAGAGCAAATACATAGCCAAGTATTAAAAACTGGCTTTTGGCAGAATGTTTATGTGTGTAGTGTGCTTATAGatatgtatgccaagcatgaaaaatTGGATGCAGCAGAGAAAATCTTTTGGCGTCTAAATGAGGAAGATGTTGTATCTTGGACATCCATGATCGCTGGATATGCTCAGCATGACTTGTTTGTTGAAGCTCTAAAACTTTTTAGAAAAATGCAACACCATGGTATTCGATCAGATAACATAGGATTTGCAAGTGCAACTAGTGCATGTGCCGGCATTCAAGCACTCGATCAAGGGCGACAAATCCATGCCCAGTCAGTGGTGTCAGGCTACTCATTAGATCATTCAATAGGCAACGCATTGATTTTTCTTTATGCTAGATGCGGCAGAATACAAGATGCGTATGCAGCATTTGACAAAATTGATACCAGAGATATTATTTCGTGGAATGGCTTGGTATCAGGATTTGCCCAAAGTGGATTTTGCGAAGAAGCACTGAAAGTGTTTTCTAGATTGAATGGAGATGGAGTGGAAGCTAACATGTTCACATATGGATCTGCTGTTAGTGCAGCTGCTAATACCACCAATATTAAACAGGGGAAGCAGATTCATGCTAGAATAATAAAGACTGGTTATAATGCTGAAACAGAAGCTTCCAATGTCCTGATCACATTGTATGCAAAGTGTGGAAGCCTTGTGGATGCCAGGAAAGAGTTCTTTGAAATGCAAAATAAGAATGATGTGTCATGGAATGCCATGATAACTGGTTATTCTCAACATGGATGTGGTAATGAAGCTATAGAACTGTTTGAGGAGATGAGACGTCTTGGTGTGAAGCCGAACCATGTCACCTATTTGGGTGTTTTATCAGCCTGTAGCCATGTGGGTTTGGTGGACAAGGGGCTTTGTTATTTCAATTCGATGAGTAAAGATTATGGTTTAATGCCAAAACTAGAACATTATGCGTCTGTTGTAGACATTTTAGGACGAGCTGGCCATTTGCAGCGAGCAATGAAGTTTGTGGAGACTATGGCAATCGAACCTGATGCAATGGTTTGGAGGACCCTCTTAAGTGCTTGCATAGTTCAAAAGAACATGGAAATAGGGGAAGAGGCAGGTCACCATCTCTTAGAATTGGAGCCTCAAGACTCAGCAACTTATGTTTTGCTATCAAACCTGTATGCAGTTCTTGGAAGATGGGATTCCCGGAACCAGACAAGGCTGCTGATGAAAGACAGAGGTGTTAAGAAAGAGCCAGGTCGTAGCTGGATTGAAGTTAAAAACACCATCCATGCATTTTTTGTTGGAGATAGACTCCATCCACTAGCAAATCATATATATGACTTTGTGGAGGAACTAAATAAACGGGTAGTTATGATTGGTTATGTGCAAGACAATAATAGCCTTTGGAATGATTTGGAGTTGGGACAAAAAGATCCAACTGCTTATATTCACAGTGAAAAGTTAGCTATTGCATTTGGACTTCTAAGCTTGCCTGAAATGATTCCCGTACGAGTCATGAAGAATCTTCGCGTCTGCAATGACTGCCACAACTGGATAAAGTGTGTATCGAAGGTTGCAAATCGAGCCATTGTTGTACGGGATGCATACAGGTTTCATCATTTTGCTAATGGTGACTGTTCCTGCAATGATTTTTGGTAA